TTGAAGTGTGTCATCTACCTTTacaattctttctgaaatagAGGATTGTTGCTGTCATTGTTGctgttgtggtggtctattcAATTGTTTAGCAGCTTGCCCAAATTGACTTTGTCCCATGCTTGGATAAGGTAACCACCCGTGGCTGAAATTACCTTGGTGGAACTGAGTACCCATATAGTTAACTTCTTGTCCGAAGTGCATCCTGCATGTGCtgaacacaaaaccctaaaaaacaatattagagcaaaataaaaaaaatcaagtcaaagcaaatcaataatcacacaaatagaatagttaaatcatgagtccccgacaacggcaccaaaaacttgttaagactctggcaagtgtaccgaatcatatcaagtaataaacatcgtaagaccaagtatcgtttccctagagacttACGGCCTAAACAACTACGTGacttcttgattaaataagacttgaaaacaaactattttgggtttagaatgcaaatactgaaaagtaaatatgcatgcaatttgatcaattggaaaaaagtgcaaagatgaacggatttgatattatgggatgaatatgttgttggggttagatttcacctagtttactctcatgtatatacgaattctacttcttcattaatgtcaatgtcactatctactatacttaaaactcgattcctcggcgaagaaagcttATCCTTAACTATTaattcatacgattcctagcattcctaataattaattctgaagatcagaagcttaagacaaccagaactcataccccccttcctgagcaatactacttctgggaataattctccagaaCATTAATTGTAAGATATcttccggtactcatgcaaatcatagatcgtgctaatgaatgagttaatcAAAGCAAGCAATACGTGAAGAAGAATTAccataacaattaatgaaagaagcatatataatcaagaatcaattcaatacatgagagtttacaaaggttacatcattccccaacaaaaaatagagtttagttcaccattgacatggtgaaactagatgaataatggaaaaaagaatgaaagataaaaccctagaaattgaagataggagctttcgcatccaaatccgGCTCCGAGGGATCAAAGAGTGTGTTTTTGTGCCTATTTTgtccaaagatgtgaaccctaggacgtccaagtccttaaatagagcATAGAAATAACAGAAAATGGGTCCAAGTCCACGAGACTGACGCTCAATGCCCCACTTAGGACGCCCAGGCGGTGTGCGGGTTAGAACTGACGCTCAAGGTCAGCTTAGAAGGCAAGCAGGTGTGGTGCGACTCGAGGAAATGCTGCTCAGCACTCTtgaaaagggcgcccaagcgcgagcCAGGGGCATCCTGCACTGAGGGCTCTAGAAAAAGGGCAGCCAAGCGTGAGATAGTGTACTCTAGCATTTAGGGCCCCTAAAGTGGTGCTCAACGCTACTACGATCCTCCTTTCTGATGATTTTTCATCTCttcctgagttccaactccttactacttcaactcttcttccaaatcatctcaatttcTGTTGAAAACAAGGagatctagcacaaaaccattaaattaaCCTTCAACActcttattcatcaaaactatgattccaagctagtttctaagtaaaaaagggtgtttttagtatcaaaattaagtatcaaataatggtaaattcaaccgttatcagctATCCAGATTGCTCCAAATCAGGTCTTCCATGAACGCACAAAAAATATAGAGATAGACTGCCACATTGTAACGGACAAGATCAACAATGGCCTCCTACAGCTGCTCCCTATTTCAACCATTGAACAAGTTGTGGACCTCTTCGCCAAACCTCTTGATCCTACTGTGTTTGAATATCTTCATTCCAAGCTGGGAATAACTAATATCTACTCCCAACTTGAAGGAGGATGATAGTCTCTGCACTTGGGCTATAGAAAGAAGTTCGACccacttcttttctctttctgtttttctctcttttatattatctttttacaCATATTGTATATGCTTCTTTTTTCAccctttttacttttcttctagTTTGGCTTCTGGTTTTCTTCTACTTATCTTGTTTCTCGTTTCTTTCCATCATGATTCTCACGTTTAATTTTGTGAGCATCCTTTACTATATGAATTTTATCTACTATTGTGTTATCTGCAAGTTGCAAAAGTACAAACATGagtaattaacaaaaataaatcataaaaatttgaaatgcaATTGAAAAGGAGACAACTTACATGAACATCTGAAATATcttgaatgaaataattatttttttcgaATGAGATCATCTTTTATTGTCATCCAAATAAGAATAAAACTTTTAGGACATTGGACTTTGTCAAGTCTAACACTACGTTTATTTGCTAAATTCTTCTGACTTGGTTTTTGAAAACTAAGTTTTCTCTACGtgtaaacaatataaatatatatttaaatcacaagcaaatgcaataaaaaaagcttaaaatatgatgatattcaaatatatatatatatatatattcaaatatatatatatatatatatatattcaaatatatatatatatatatatatatatatatatatatatatataacttgtgATTCTTATTATCAAATgctaattatttataaatatcaatgTAATTAACAATGTCTCTATTTTTgtcttcaaaatttaaaatacaagacataaaagaaaattattaatgaatatttataaattattgcATAATTGcattgatatttataaataattagcATTTGATAATAAGAATCACAAGTTACAGGTGTGTATTTGATTGGGGACTTATTGATTAGCTTTGGTGTTCTTTCTCTGAGTGTATTTTGAAAACCATGAACTGGTATGCTAACACCACTTATCaccaaacacacaacaagaaaTGGTTAATCATTTTTTGAAGattgttgtaacatcccaaaatacagtaatcaccatataatagaattaattacattaaacagTTAAGcaatgcagtcttacactaaaaaAATTGAGGTTCAAAAGTCAAAAGGATTTAAGTACAGAATTCTACTACCAAACTACAGAAATAGGagttaagaacgaacggttttacaaagcATTAACCGAATGTTCAACTATCAAAACGGACGACTAACAACTAAAAGTTTAACGAGCgatctagggctcggctttaacttccacgTCGACCAAGTTCTCCTCTTCAATAACGTCCTCCAAAGTagcctcgccttctgctcacatccacacggatgatcattgcaacgacaggaTGAACGTACAAGGACaacagacaacacaaggaaaacgaagggtaagcttatgcaatttaattcatacatcaagaTATAAAATAAGCATTCACAATACACATCAACACATAGttcaatatatataacatcATACGACATATAGTACTAGACAGACcgtccagactgtatgaatctgtgtagctacaggcgtccttgcacccgagtgatgtagtaactgggatacactcaacagttgccactcgaggttagccctatccaaagtacccctaaggactatgACCTCCtcccgttcccacacatgacctaccccctctacatgaggatgagtactcacggaacatcaggatggactgccagcattagcatgcccacagtcatactttaccaattccaatattcaatatatatgagtcgttcctccctagAACGCTCGTACAAAatccataatcgtataatcattccatatcatGTTCACCCTTTATaatcttttactttattatcattttcatctttacttTCATAGACATAAGATAACGAACGTCCAACCCTCTGAAGGACGAGGACGAACGGTAAGAAAAACGGAATGAATGAACTAAGAAATCTGTAGCGGACGTTACTTTCTACTTGggtcagttaaatgaactaactcgTTTGAGTTTACACTGatacttaaaataatttcattatagagACCTTAAAATGGATCCAATGTAAAGAGAAGAGTCAAGAATATTTAGAACTATCTTTGGAGTAATTCACGTACAAAAATTTGTTGCCAGTGACTGACCGAACGTGAAGAAaggaaatattattataattgaacgaacgctattttatcaAGGTTGGTTATACAAcaatacgagcgcttggtataagaccgagcaatACGTAGGACGAATGCTAGGTATACGACCGAGAGCTCATTAGTacgaacgctaggtataagaccgagcactgcttatgacgaacgctaggtataagaccaagcgttactaattttaaagtataagagtataaatattattatttcatttcagAGACTCGGATACCGCTAGGCTGAGTCGAACGCTCAGACATAGCATTTCActggaggacgctcgttctcgaccagagttctttccgaatgaaagaatttcaTTTTAAACCGTTTActaggaaaccgaacggtataagaccgttcgataacgaGCGTGCATTACCATGGTAAGAAATGtcatattcagatttttcatctattctaactcaacatttaTCACACAgttcatatcttataatttcatatcaattatCAATTCATATACTTTATAGGATTCGTATTACAATTCATACTCCACAATAATTATCCATATTCACattcatacatatcaaccatcatcaTACATACTCAATCAGCATATACTTCATACATTCAGTCAATAACGGACGTTCATACAATATAcaagtatcaattaaattaaataagcttcccttacctggattaGTGGTGAACGTCCTAAACTCAAGGTTTTTTGGTTTGTCCACTACAACTTCTACCCTCAAGGTCACTCAACTCTTGTGAACTAAAACAATTTACAGAATCCAGATTTGATTCAGACAAAGTGAATGCATGCAACCAGGTTTGGTTTTGCATGAAACCTAAGAACGAACAACTAAGGGAAGAAACTTACCAGCTTCAAACTTGAACTTGTTCGGTTTAATGGAAAGCTTAGAACGTCGGGATCtcttctacggtctctgaaatttgatcggagaaaaggaaaatgagttacggtagagagaagatggaagctttctagagagaaggtggagaaaatgaaATCTGAGTTTTGGGAGTGAGAAGGTGCGTGCAGGAGAGTGGGAGGGTTTTTCAGAAAATCAGTTTTGTTCAACCCACATCCAAACGAACGTGCGTCTCTCCTGTCGACACCTGCACCCCCATTACTGACTTCAATTCTTTCCTGGTGACACTTGGCGTGAGTTGTAGAGTTATGGAAGTGGGTTTTTAATGAAATCAGAGAAGAGTTTCAGTGCATTAATTAGATTTGACAGCTGACTTACGGTTTAATTTTCCAAGGTCTTACAATTGTCAATTACGTACTGATACGTTACATAACCCACTAAAGATAAAGTAGTatcttaaattgaattaaacgTTACTAGTTCAGTTATTActctcaataaatatattacatttatagCTAAATATTCAATACTATTAAGTCTTACATTTATTATAGCATtaaatttctataaaatatatgaaatattaatcactaaaaatttgaaaatactgAAAGTTATTTAAATTGACACAATTTTTCAATGAAACCAAGCTAATTACAATCAAATTTAAACCAAGCTAATTAAGTATTATATTGACTAAGTTGGACagtaaactaaaatttgttaatatttaaaataatcaattattaataaaaaaattataattaatttgtgaattaaaatctaaattaatcTCTAACAATTGgagatgacaaaaaaaatttgtaGATATCTACGAATAAAatctacaataaaaatatttggttgttatttaattaagtgGTATTAAATATCTCATAGCGTTGGatgaaaatatatgaaatattaatgaataaaagatttgaaaataccaaaaagtatttaaattgaCGTAATTTTCAATGAAGAATGGTTTTAagttacattaaaaaattattaaataacaatcaagagacaaaacaaattatattattacatgGACTATGTTGGACACTAAACTATAATTTGTTGGTATTTAAAATAGTCaattattaataagaaattataatcgtTTTGagtctaaattaatatataacaaaCTAGTTTAGAATCCATAATAGTGAGTCCATAATAGTCGGTCACTAAAACTTTGATAACTAATGTTAGACACTAATTTAAACTCTaaatgagaaaattttaattataattttttactaataatGGAGACTATTTTAGATATCaaaattttttagtttataaaatggtATCTAACTTAGTCAATACCTTGAAACTCTTGTAAGAGTGGTGGAAAGTGACTCCATATATTAGTATGGTAATGTGTACCTGATTTCCCTTGAATGATGTGACAGtggattttgaaattatttagaAGATTGATGGACTGAAATGGATAGTTTGATTATTATGGGTGAATGATATGATAATGTCTTCatcttatgttttatttaattaattcatctttatttgtttgtgtttgtgcgatGATTATATGATTTAGGTTGTTATATAGgaataaataatgttataaatgAAACTAGacatgcagaaaaaaaaaatgagagatgtgctaagaaaaaaatttagaaactttTCTAAGGATTGTAATTCTAAAACAATGTTATTTAAAGACGTGTAATTTTAGTTATCTATTAGTacttatgatttattattttcttataggtggtgttgaaatttatattttgtgaaaataaatAGATGTTAAGAATAAACAGTTACACCCGAATTGGTGTTACAATTGAggcatttttttaaaatttcataatctTAAAAAGGTTAAAGTTATAGTTTGCACTTATGTTTTGTCAACTATTGGTGTGGGTTTATCATAGCTCTATTTATATGGATCATATTCATATATGCATTACATTAGTTGATACTTTTTTgcattatatttaatttggtcATATCTTATCTTACAATGTGGATGTTGTATGTTATGatcttaacaatattttttcagTATCGAAATATTAAAAGTATCGATCAAAACACGAGAATGGTTGAAAAGGAAATTATTAATACTAATGATagtaacaatatttatttaggAAGTTCATCAATTACTAAAAGTGGACTAATTTATCATCACACTTACCACCTGGTCCTCCAAATTCCAGCATATAGAGCAAATGTCCAGGAGCATCTTCATAAGCATTGCCGTAGTACGTAAGGTCATAACATTTAGGTTTGTCAATGTACTTTTCTGTTTGATATCTTTCTGGTCCAAACCTTATTCTAGATGAATTTTCAAAAGTCATAGTTCTGAAATAACATGCATCATAAAGGTTTTTATCAGGAAAATGTCCAGATCCCATTTGAGGGCTGAGAGAACCGTGAGGAGTCAATGTTCTTCCACCCCACCCTACTTTATCTGCCGAAGTCAAGTTAGAGAATAACTTTGCAGGATAATATCCAAGATCTGTACCATCTATTTGAATCCACcagtttttggtttttgggtCCTGAATATCCATGTATACATAACATTTTGTCAACAATACTACATCACCTGTATGTATCATATAATATTACATGAAATATTAATGCCAATATCATTACCATGTAAATATAAGTGACAAAATCAAAAGTTGTTCCACCATAAGAAGATATATTTGTCATAGGTGCACCAAGATAAGTTCTCTTGTTAGTGTGGACAAAACCTGGACATCGAAGATTGTAACATCCTGTGTTGTGAAAGTTGTCGctctgtatattttttaatataacattaaatttgGAATAAATGAAACATtcatgtttcttcttttttaatataaatgcttccagaattaaaaaaataaaataatgtgaaaCAAAATTGGAACTTCATGTTCATGTAGAGGTTCATACCGTCCATGATGCGTATAAATGAGTTTTATTGTCACCATACAAATCTGAACTCACCTATATCAAAATGTGAGATTGCacacaaataaacataaattaaatattttttcatataatatatattggaAAAAaggatataataataaattaacacTCACTTGCCATCCAAGACTGATTTTATTGTTAGTCTTTATGGGTCCATTTTGAACCCACACATGAGAAAGAGACATTTGACCCTTAGTGACAGGTGGATTATAAATACTGTTTCGTCCATTAACACTATAGTATGGACTATATTTTGATGAAAGAGCTAATTCTGCAAGCTGCAAAAgtacaaaaataagaattaaacaTGGTGtaattaacaaaaacaaatcatcaaaatttgaaatttagttCAAAAAGAAACTACATACATGCACACCAGGAATGTCTTGAAcgaagatattattttttaataattgtttttctcGAATAAGATCTTCTTTTGTTGTTCTCCGAACAGGAATATATCCTTTGGGACATTGAACTTCTTCAAGTCTAAAACTAGATCTATCTGCTAAATTTTTCGTACTTGATTTTTGAAAACTAGGTTTTCTCTGCAATTAaacaatacaaatatatatttaaatagcAAGCAATACAACAAAAAGAAAGTTCTAAAGTATGATGATAttcaaaataatacatatataccTGTATCTTGTGATTCTTTAATAAAGGATGATCAAATGCTAGTTGTTTATAAATGTCAATGCAATCAAGAATGTCTCCATTCtttgtctttaaaatttaaaatacaatatgtATAAAAGAAAGTTAGTGAATATAATGAGAATATattcaacaaaagaatatatatatatatatatatatatatatatatatatatatatatatatatatatatataaaaggtatTCTAAAATACATGAATAGTTTTGGCAGGAGGCTTATTGATTAGCTTTAGTTGTCTTTCAAGTTCCAAATCTTCTTTGAGTGTATCTTGAGAACCATGAACTGGTATACTAACACCACTTATCaccaaacacacaacaagaaaAGAATTGATCATTTTCTCAAGATTGTCGATTACTTAATAGTTTAGTTATTAttctcaataaatatattactcGGAAAGCGAAACAGTTATTactatcaataaatttattaacttaaatagtatttaaataaaCGTTATTAGTCTAGTTATTActctcaataaatatattacgcGTATAGCTAAATAGTCAATGATATTAAATATTGCATTTAttatagtattaaaatattatacttcaCCTTACacactaaatataaaataatatcttaaattgaaataaatgttACCAGTTTGACtctcaaaaaatatattacgtgtataactaaatattaaatggtattaaatattttatttattttagtattatattacatttattataacattaaatggatgaaaatatataaaatattaatcaattaaatttttgaaaataccaaaagatatttaaattgaCACTGTGTTGAAAATACTAGTATAATACATTTAATAGGTTTCGATTTTGACGAAAACAAAGcataaatgataatatttttgtaacttTCACGAATTTATAGGTCTCGGTTATGAAAAAATCAAGGTCATGTATTCTTTTTCACTAGTGCAGTTAGGGAAAATGACAATGGTTATTTTTATCAATAGATAGTGGTTTCTGAACTGAGGCATATCAAGACGAGGCAAAAagtcggttcagaaccgaggcataaaaggaAAGGATTTTGCTTCAGTTCAAAGTTAATCGAAGCAGtagattttgtaattttgtaatttttttttgcagaaCTTTATGCCTCGGTACCCTCTGAACCGAGGTCGTATGTCCCTCTATACTGCCTCGATTGGGACACTAATTGAGGCAGTAGAGTccttttttgctttttttttattcgcTAGCTTTTCTGCTTCGGTTGTGACCTTAACCGATGTCATAGGGTGTttttttgcctcggttatggtctcaaccgaggcatattcccctgttttttttttaaatcagatCTATTTGTGCTACATTCCCAACTACAGAAATAGACctgcatataattttacagCCAGAACAGTCCAGAATAATCCAGAAgcgtatattttgaatgaaaattatattaaaacataaatacattcaatgtaatcataagtcaacttcttagaagcataaatcaatcccatgtaatcataaattaactttgaagcataaatcaatgtaatgtacaaagttaaactaataataatgtacaaaagcataaaacaacttagaaacataaacttagaacttactatatcctaatatctactacatactattatataattgaattactaTTTATCCAGTGCTTTCCTCACGagttgaagtgacttctctggaatttgAGCAGTCCTAttaaatctctgcataaaacacaatgatttcaattagtgtatatgaaatctaaactttagagaaaataaaattcaaacctaaatattatcgTTTGTcatccactggtgtaatgtgcacaaataatggtcatcatccaaaacatgacgtagtaaccacattcatatcaccccgtttgtctattacactacaatatatcatcattattataaaatgttaagtaacatcattagaatggaaccaaatgtaacaaagtatggactaaaataccaaaccttaagggcaacccatgcaagctttttaactgtagcagtagatctcccacataacatcatatgtgttgtaagggaactattaaaaaaaattgctttagcatacatttatataacaaagaaagttgaaacattgaggttcttaccaatctactacatgtctaagagggttgGGAGGACACTTGTGCAATGAATAAAACCAGACAGtagtgttctccggtatggagatcagATGTAGCTGTCAATGAagcctgaaattggtaataacttaattgtcatatatcaaaattaataaatgaaactttaaagttaacaaacttcacttacccaagtatataagggagaaaatatatctcctttcccattccaaagcaggtggtgatgtatgtttggatatcatcaaatttatttctttcatgagtcatagaggagtcaatgaacccatatacatcgttgaaccccttcttgttactagCATCAtacatatacctaaaatgaagaaataatcttatataagtaacttgataaaaaagaattatataaaaaagttctcataaacttacatcatccacaactgaatgagtgtaatattaatttcttctctccccggcgcaagctccctaacatcttgctgatgcaagtacaatgggatatgagcttctcttccaaatgtagtagaatcccaaTGTACAATCATCGACGCATCTGAAATAATTTtagcaagctcgtctaacgcaccaagagggtcgtcctcagataaatgagtcttcttcgttgtaggacttccctcttgacctatctattgttacatgaaaaaatggttatgttatgacgtcaattagaagtaaatattaaaattgagaagtatataatACGAGTTTTTACCGGGGGAtcagatacatcaccaaccaaatgtctaagCCAAGAGACGAAGGACTTAAATGCCCCTTccacagtgaagaactcatttgtaggcacaggaagaacgACATCTGGTACGACAACTTCACCCACCGTGACCTTGACATCATCTTCTGCTAGCTGTACACCATGCACTATAGTGGCGGTCTCATAGACTGtgccacgagccactagcatggtctTGGTATCAGAGAGAATATATAACTGACAGAGCGACCTTAACTATGAGATCagagataaggtagaacttTTACCTTATTTAGATCTCAATGACTTTGTGCAGCTATGTATGAGAGTGGAAgaacaaattagaagaaaagcttCCACTAAAAGGACTTTCCCTTCCACCTCCATGTATAGGAATGAtcctaagagggagggtagtccaGCGAGGTATTCAGAACctcgagaaaaagaaaaacaaaaagagaaagagagactgagaggaaaataaaaagagaaagagagagagcgagaaagAAATCCCTCTCAAAAAGAACCTTCAAAGGAAAAAAGGGGAAGAGAGACCAGATGTTTTAAATGTGGAGAACGAGGACATTATTCTTCTGAGTGTCCTCACAAAAGGTCTACTTATCTCTTAGACCATCAGAGTGAAAAAGAGGATTCTTCAAGTGAATCAGATACTTCCATATCTGAGGAAGAAGCCTTACCTTGTGAAGGTGAGTTATTATTAGTAAGACGACTTCTTGGAAGTCAATCCAAAGAACTAGAACAATCACAAAGGGAAAACCTATTTAGAACAAGATGCGAAATCTTTGAAAACACTTGTTCattgattgtggatagtggttcctcttgcaattgttgtagttctagagtGGTGAACAAATTCGTCTTACCTACTATTCCTCATCCCAAACCTTATAAGCTTCAATGGATAAAAGAGGATGACGACTATGAAGACACAattttatgtgatgttgttcCAATGAATGTTGGGCATGTTCTACTCGGTAggccatggcaatttgatcataTTTCCACTAATGACTATACCAACAAAATAACTTTCCTCCATAAAGGCAATAAAATCACATTGATTCCTCTTACACCTGAACAAGTGAAAGAGGATgagataaaaatcaaagaaaaaattgaaaaaga
The Vigna angularis cultivar LongXiaoDou No.4 chromosome 5, ASM1680809v1, whole genome shotgun sequence genome window above contains:
- the LOC108339914 gene encoding uncharacterized protein LOC108339914 → MINSFLVVCLVISGVSIPVHGSQDTLKEDLELERQLKLINKPPAKTIHTKNGDILDCIDIYKQLAFDHPLLKNHKIQRKPSFQKSSTKNLADRSSFRLEEVQCPKGYIPVRRTTKEDLIREKQLLKNNIFVQDIPGVHLAELALSSKYSPYYSVNGRNSIYNPPVTKGQMSLSHVWVQNGPIKTNNKISLGWQVSSDLYGDNKTHLYASWTSDNFHNTGCYNLRCPGFVHTNKRTYLGAPMTNISSYGGTTFDFVTYIYMDPKTKNWWIQIDGTDLGYYPAKLFSNLTSADKVGWGGRTLTPHGSLSPQMGSGHFPDKNLYDACYFRTMTFENSSRIRFGPERYQTEKYIDKPKCYDLTYYGNAYEDAPGHLLYMLEFGGPGGKCDDKLVHF